The Panicum virgatum strain AP13 chromosome 5K, P.virgatum_v5, whole genome shotgun sequence genome has a window encoding:
- the LOC120705672 gene encoding serine/threonine/tyrosine-protein kinase HT1-like codes for MEEQNSWLRRTKFSHTIYTRVDPRRVPIAPPVGKDVVVPFAPLSKDVERKLQKFVSMGKSMSMPVDRDAEDTGTALKHCASLPLVRSSLQLDRDKANKPKKASLEIPSSPPMNSENCRGLRARSLVKSPSSMMLLSYLNKAPSNQGSSPQKAYGPQHKQRSKSPLPCTAPSEVFREAKSSSQRFASPPPQRRGSEKSIYGKSFARQVSYMGQSPDLCSTPMVSGKHKSQKDNSWARKYSGGRRVSAVNPAIDRRAQMVRMNQAVQTTVDWTLDPSKLLVGHRFASGAYSRLYRGLYDDKPVAIKFIRQPDDDDNGKMAAKLEKQYNSEINSLSHLYHKNVIKLVVAYKCPPVFYIITEFLPGGSLRSYLNSTENHPIPVEKIISIALDVACGLEYIHSQGIVHRDIKPENILFDENFCVKIADFGIACEETFCDVLVEDEGTYRWMAPEMIKQKAYNRKVDVYSFGLLLWEMVSGRIPYENLTPFQVAYAVANRNLRPTIPPECPSALRSLIEQCCALQPDKRPDFWQIVKVLEQFRSILSQGGCLDIAKSGTCQDPKKRLLHWIQKLKPAQSS; via the exons ATGGAGGAGCAGAACTCATGGCTTAGGAGGACCAAGTTCTCACACACTATCTACACAAGAGTGGATCCTCGAAGGGTACCTATTGCTCCTCCGGTTGGCAAGGATGTGGTGGTACCTTTCGCTCCGCTTAGCAAGGATGTTGAGCGGAAATTGCAGAAATTTGTGAGTATGGGGAAGTCCATGTCGATGCCTGTTGATCGGGATGCCGAAGATACAGGGACTGCACTCAAGCACTGTGCTAGCTTGCCTCTGGTCCGATCCTCGCTTCAGCTTGATAGGGACAAGGCCAATAAACCGAAGAAGGCGAGTTTGGAGATTCCTTCCAGCCCTCCAATGAACTCAGAGAATTGCAGGGGCCTGAGAGCAAGGAGCCTGGTCAAGAGCCCAAGTTCGATGATGCTCCTCAGCTACTTGAACAAAGCTCCCTCGAACCAAGGCTCTAGTCCGCAAAAGGCTTATGGACCTCAGCACAAACAGAGATCGAAGTCCCCCCTTCCTTGTACTGCACCTTCTGAAGTGTTCAGGGAAGCAAAGTCTAGCAGCCAGAGGTTTGCGAGCCCCCCTCCACAGCGAAGAGGATCTGAAAAGAGTATATATGGAAAATCATTTGCTAGGCAGGTGTCTTATATGGGTCAGAGTCCTGATTTGTGCTCAACTCCAATGGTATCTGGTAAGCACAAGTCTCAAAAGGATAATTCTTGGGCAAGGAAATACAGCGGTGGAAGGAGGGTTAGTGCAGTTAACCCTGCTATTGATCGGAGGGCCCAGATGGTTAGAATGAATCAGGCGGTGCAAACGACAGTCGATTGGACACTTGATCCCTCCAAGCTGCTCGTTGGGCACAGGTTTGCTAGCGGGGCATATAGTCGGCTGTACAGGGGGTTGTATGACGATAAACCAGTTGCAATTAAATTTATCCGACAACCTGATGATGACGACAATGGGAAGATGGCTGCTAAACTTGAGAAGCAGTATAACAGTGAGATAAATTCACTATCTCACCTTTACCACAAGAATGTGATCAAG CTTGTGGTGGCCTATAAATGCCCACCAGTTTTTTATATTATTACCGAGTTCCTTCCGGGAGGCTCCTTAAGGTCATACCTGAATAGCACAGAGAACCACCCCATCCCTGTGGAGAAGATCATATCCATTGCTCTTGATGTTGCCTGTGGTTTGGAGTACATACACTCTCAAGGGATTGTTCACCGCGACATTAAGCCTGAGAACATTCTCTTTGACGAGAACTTTTGTGTGAAGATTGCTGATTTTGGTATCGCCTGTGAGGAGACTTTCTGTGATGTTCTAGTGGAGGATGAGGGCACTTACAGGTGGATGGCTCCTGAGATGATCAAGCAAAAGGCATACAACCGAAAGGTTGATGTCTACAGCTTTGGGTTGCTCCTGTGGGAAATGGTGTCTGGAAGAATTCCTTACGAGAACCTGACCCCTTTCCAGGTGGCTTATGCTGTCGCCAATAGG AACTTGAGGCCAACAATTCCTCCAGAATGCCCATCAGCTCTCAGATCCCTGATTGAGCAGTGCTGCGCGTTGCAGCCTGACAAGAGGCCTGATTTCTGGCAGATTGTGAAAGTCTTGGAACAGTTCCGTTCCATTCTCTCGCAGGGTGGCTGCCTTGACATAGCGAAGAGTGGCACCTGCCAGGATCCCAAGAAGCGTCTCCTGCACTGGATTCAGAAACTGAAACCAGCGCAGAGCAGCTGA
- the LOC120705673 gene encoding beta-glucuronosyltransferase GlcAT14B-like translates to MQANGRGEQHSPRSAAGGWPSPRGGGGEHYSPSASKTPRGGAASPNKLPASAAWLVDSRWALSAALSLLLFLAVALAVTSFSSSSSSYVSASAFFSSDDHAHHAHAADVVQEGVHASQQQPPPEPLPSPPPPGAELPRLAYLISGSKGDLERLWRALHALYHPRNQYVVHLDREAPVTERLALAARVSNSTVFRRAGNVHVVRRANMVTYRGPTMVANTLHACAILLRRGGAWDWFINLSASDYPLMTQDDILQVFSTVPRNVNFIEHTGYLGWKEGQRARPLIVDPGLYGSKKQDIFWASPKRDLPTAFKLFTGSAWVALSRDFVEYTVWGWDNLPRTLLMYYANFVSSPEGYFQTLVCNAPRFVRTVANHDLHHIQWDVPPRQHPHALALADLPAMVRSGAPFARKFPRDDPVLDAIDAELLGRPPPARPGGGNGTAPAAFAPGGWCGGDATCGAVDNDWVLRPGPGAERFQRLIERIVRSEAFLNRQCK, encoded by the exons ATGCAGGCGAacggccgcggcgagcagcactcgccgaggtcggcggcgggcggctggccgtccccccgcggcggcgggggcgagcatTACTCCCCGTCGGCGTCCAAgaccccgcgcggcggcgcggcgtcccCGAACAAGCTGCCGGCCAGCGCGGCGTGGCTGGTGGACAGCCGGTGGGCGCTCTCGGCCGCGCTCAGCCTGCTGCTGTTCCTGGCCGTCGCGCTCGCCGTGACGTCCTTCTCGTCGTCTTCGTCATCGTACGTCTCCGCGTCGGCCTTCTTCTCCTCCGACGACCATGCCCATCACGCGCACGCCGCCGACGTGGTGCAGGAGGGCGTCCACGccagccagcagcagccgccgccggagccccttccctcgccgccgccgcccggcgcggAGCTGCCGCGGCTGGCGTACCTGATCTCCGGGTCCAAGGGCGACCTGGAGCGGCTGTggcgcgcgctgcacgcgcTGTACCACCCGCGGAACCAGTACGTGGTGCACCTGGACCGCGAGGCCCCCGTGACGGAGCGGCTGGCGCTGGCGGCGCGCGTGTCCAACAGCACCGTGTTCCGGCGCGCCGGCAACGTCCACGTCGTCCGCCGCGCCAACATGGTGACCTACCGCGGGCCCACCATGGTGGCCAACACGCTGCACGCCTGCGccatcctcctccgccgcggcggcgcctgggACTGGTTCATCAACCTCTCCGCCTCCGACTACCCGCTCATGACGCAGGACG ATATCCTGCAAGTCTTCTCGACGGTGCCTAGGAACGTCAACTTCATCGAGCACACCGGTTACTTGGGCTGGAAGGA GGGGCAGAGGGCGCGCCCTCTGATCGTGGACCCCGGGCTGTACGGGTCCAAGAAGCAGGACATCTTCTGGGCGTCGCCCAAGCGGGATCTCCCCACGGCGTTCAAGCTCTTCACGGGGTCGGCGTGGGTGGCGCTGTCGCGGGACTTCGTCGAGTACACGGTGTGGGGCTGGGACAACCTGCCGCGCACGCTGCTCATGTACTACGCCAACTTCGTCTCCTCCCCGGAGGGCTACTTCCAGACGCTCGTCTGCAACGCGCCCCGGTTCGTGCGCACCGTCGCCAACCACGACCTCCACCACATCCAGTGGGACGTGCCGCCGCGCCAGCACCCGcacgcgctcgcgctcgccgacCTGCCGGCCATGGTGCGCAGCGGCGCGCCCTTCGCCAGGAAGTTCCCCAGGGACGACCCCGTGCTCGACGCCATCGACGCCGAGCTcctcggccgcccgccgccggcgcgccccggcGGCGGTAACGGCACCGCGCCGGCGGCGTTCGCGCCCGgcgggtggtgcggcggcgacgccacCTGCGGGGCCGTGGACAACGACTGGGTGCTCAGGCCCGGGCCCGGCGCCGAGAGGTTCCAGAGGCTCATCGAAAGGATCGTCAGGTCCGAGGCCTTCCTCAACAGGCAGTGCAAGTAG